From Aristaeella lactis, the proteins below share one genomic window:
- a CDS encoding LysR family transcriptional regulator gives MTITQLETFLKIAETRNFTTAASLLGYAQSTVTMQIKQLEEELGCLLFERLGKTVALTAEGERLCEYAAKMMQLEREIRLEVPTVREPAGILRLGVSESLCYHGLPEVLLKYKQKYPKVEIQLSFIMHDTFPATLKKGTLDLAYSLNPPEEYPDLTMLYDRPETLGFYVSPEHPLAKKKKITEKDLEGIPLLLTSHNCSFRHMLLEDLAEASVTPHIALETSSKEVLKQFAINELGVAFMPDLAARREVEKGRLKKLSWAGKAFPICARIYVHKDKHVSMAIRELADLIAENEA, from the coding sequence ATGACGATCACGCAGCTGGAAACCTTTCTGAAGATTGCGGAAACCCGTAATTTTACCACCGCGGCCAGCCTGCTGGGATACGCGCAGTCCACCGTGACCATGCAGATCAAACAGCTGGAGGAGGAACTGGGCTGCCTGCTGTTTGAGCGGCTGGGAAAGACCGTGGCGCTGACCGCGGAAGGGGAACGGCTGTGTGAATATGCGGCGAAGATGATGCAGCTGGAACGGGAGATCAGGCTGGAGGTCCCAACGGTGAGAGAGCCGGCCGGAATTCTCCGGCTGGGCGTGTCCGAGTCGCTGTGTTATCACGGGCTTCCGGAAGTGCTGCTGAAGTATAAGCAGAAGTATCCCAAAGTGGAGATTCAGCTTTCCTTTATCATGCATGATACTTTTCCGGCGACGCTGAAGAAGGGAACATTGGACCTGGCTTATTCACTGAATCCTCCGGAGGAATACCCGGATCTGACGATGCTGTATGACAGGCCGGAAACGCTGGGGTTTTACGTCAGCCCGGAACACCCGCTGGCAAAGAAGAAAAAGATCACGGAAAAGGATCTGGAAGGCATTCCCCTGCTGCTGACCTCCCATAACTGCAGCTTCCGGCATATGCTGCTGGAGGATCTGGCGGAAGCCTCCGTGACGCCGCACATCGCCCTGGAGACCAGCAGCAAGGAGGTTCTGAAACAGTTCGCTATCAACGAGCTGGGAGTCGCCTTTATGCCGGATCTGGCAGCGCGGAGGGAAGTCGAAAAAGGCCGGCTGAAAAAGCTCAGCTGGGCCGGGAAAGCGTTCCCGATCTGTGCCCGGATCTACGTTCACAAGGATAAACATGTGAGCATGGCCATCCGGGAACTGGCAGATCTCATCGCGGAAAACGAAGCATAA